The Kiloniellales bacterium genome includes a window with the following:
- a CDS encoding sulfotransferase: MAAARQALKQGIALQKAGRLLGAARVYARLVKEDDRNADAWHLLGTVEIGRGNFDAAERLIGKALALQPDNAVFHHNLAYVLGAQSRTGEAEAGYRRAVALDPDYAEAHFNLAQSIRVTPGDPLIASLQRLLTKPRLSQSARCFLGFAAGKVYDDLGDCDRAFGHYLEGNRAKGARPNPAYGGAYLERILAVCDRALLATRPRGGGGRATPVFIVGMPRSGTSLAEQVLASHPAVFGAGELPYLDRIAEALGGRCPGDAVYPECLPAVPRPVLEGFAESYRKESLAPAAGAAVVTDKAPLNFRHLGLIALLFPEARIVHCRRDALDTCLSCFFQNFARGQEYSFDLAALGRFYRDYRRMMAAWAEVLPLEIFDLDYEDLVGDLEGVGRRLLAFCGLDWHPDCARFFETRRPVLTASRMQVRRPLYASSIGKWRRYAHHLGPLIEALGPYAKGQ; this comes from the coding sequence GTGGCGGCGGCGCGCCAGGCGCTGAAGCAGGGCATCGCCCTCCAGAAGGCCGGCCGGCTTCTTGGTGCAGCTCGGGTCTACGCCCGGCTCGTCAAGGAGGATGACCGCAACGCCGACGCCTGGCACCTGCTGGGCACGGTGGAGATCGGCCGCGGCAACTTCGACGCGGCCGAGCGGCTGATCGGCAAGGCCCTGGCGCTGCAGCCGGACAACGCAGTCTTCCATCACAACCTGGCCTACGTGCTGGGCGCCCAGAGCCGGACCGGGGAGGCCGAGGCCGGCTATCGACGGGCCGTCGCGCTGGACCCGGACTACGCCGAAGCGCACTTCAACCTGGCGCAGTCGATCCGGGTCACGCCGGGCGATCCGCTGATCGCCTCGCTGCAGCGCCTGCTGACCAAGCCTCGGCTGTCTCAGTCGGCGCGCTGCTTTCTGGGCTTTGCGGCCGGCAAGGTCTACGACGACCTGGGCGACTGCGACCGCGCCTTCGGGCACTACCTGGAGGGCAACCGGGCCAAGGGCGCCCGGCCCAACCCGGCCTACGGCGGCGCCTACCTCGAGCGCATCCTCGCGGTCTGCGATCGCGCGCTCCTGGCCACCCGGCCGCGGGGCGGCGGGGGCCGCGCCACCCCGGTCTTCATCGTCGGGATGCCGCGCTCGGGGACCTCGCTGGCCGAGCAGGTCCTGGCCAGCCACCCCGCGGTCTTCGGCGCGGGCGAGCTGCCCTACCTCGACCGCATCGCCGAGGCGCTCGGCGGCCGCTGCCCGGGCGACGCGGTCTATCCGGAGTGCCTGCCCGCTGTGCCGCGGCCGGTCCTGGAGGGCTTCGCCGAGAGCTATCGCAAGGAGAGCCTGGCCCCGGCCGCCGGCGCGGCGGTCGTCACAGACAAGGCGCCGCTGAACTTCCGCCACCTGGGCCTGATTGCCCTGCTGTTTCCCGAAGCGCGGATCGTGCACTGCCGCCGCGATGCCCTGGACACCTGCCTGTCCTGCTTCTTCCAGAACTTCGCCAGGGGCCAGGAGTACAGCTTCGATCTCGCCGCGCTCGGCCGCTTCTACCGGGACTATCGCAGGATGATGGCGGCCTGGGCCGAGGTCCTGCCGCTCGAGATCTTCGACCTCGACTACGAGGACCTCGTCGGCGACCTCGAGGGCGTCGGCCGCCGGCTCCTGGCCTTCTGCGGGCTGGACTGGCATCCGGACTGCGCGCGCTTCTTCGAGACCCGGCGCCCGGTCCTGACGGCCAGCCGGATGCAGGTGCGCCGGCCGCTCTACGCCTCCTCGATCGGCAAGTGGCGGCGCTACGCGCACCACCTGGGCCCGCTGATCGAAGCCCTCGGCCCCTACGCCAAAGGGCAGTGA
- a CDS encoding MotA/TolQ/ExbB proton channel family protein, translated as MGPTAPAAREAHGLTAGAELHGSDQFAGNRQLAWIMSQFRPNEQTPFQFLLLFRFTLLNIIAFALLGAAWFQGFVEMVTMADQTRLCAIIFLVFLVGLVFCALRVWQTSRELNLLHDFDPLVPSKAAAYLAQVRGRSDGSRAILSAAMRIKLSQRISGIRHIAGSLVLLGLVGTVVGFIIALSGVDPEKASDIESVSPMVSTLVAGMSTALYTTLVGAILNLWLMANYRLLAGGTAKLITGLIEFGEHHAES; from the coding sequence ATGGGACCGACCGCCCCAGCCGCTAGAGAGGCACATGGCCTGACCGCAGGCGCCGAACTCCACGGCAGCGATCAATTCGCCGGCAATCGCCAGCTGGCCTGGATCATGTCCCAGTTCCGGCCCAACGAGCAGACGCCTTTCCAGTTCCTCCTGCTGTTCCGCTTCACGCTACTGAACATCATCGCCTTCGCCCTTCTGGGCGCGGCCTGGTTCCAGGGCTTCGTCGAGATGGTGACGATGGCCGACCAGACCCGCCTTTGCGCGATCATCTTCCTCGTCTTTCTGGTCGGCCTGGTGTTCTGCGCCCTTCGGGTCTGGCAGACCAGCCGCGAGCTGAACCTGTTGCACGATTTCGATCCCCTGGTGCCCTCCAAGGCCGCCGCCTACCTGGCGCAGGTCCGCGGCCGCAGCGACGGCAGCCGCGCGATCCTCTCCGCCGCGATGCGGATCAAGCTGAGCCAGCGCATTTCGGGCATCCGGCACATCGCCGGCAGCCTGGTCCTGCTCGGCCTGGTCGGCACGGTGGTCGGCTTCATCATCGCCCTGTCCGGCGTCGATCCGGAGAAGGCCTCCGACATCGAATCGGTCTCGCCCATGGTCTCGACCCTGGTCGCGGGCATGTCGACCGCGCTCTACACCACCCTGGTCGGCGCGATCCTCAACCTCTGGCTCATGGCCAACTACCGGCTCCTGGCCGGCGGCACCGCGAAGCTGATCACCGGCTTGATCGAATTCGGTGAACACCATGCCGAATCTTGA
- a CDS encoding ABC transporter transmembrane domain-containing protein encodes MSSPTTLLSELAKSGRWSPSASELENLPRPSRGVTAASLTINVLSLALPAVLLQIYDRIIPNTATDTLLILMLGLVAALVIDGVLRVARANILGWHAAQFEQIAGCRAVDRLVSCDIGSFEREAPGVHLDRLNAVDTLRDFLSGQAKILVVDLPFVLLFLGLVAFIGGFLVLVPMLALVLLAGAALLVGRQLKLALETRATLDDRRYSFIIEVLTGINTVKGLAMEAQMQRRYDRLQESSAASTYDTTFFSNLAQGLGAGFSNLTMVGVGALGAILVIDGQLSIGGLAACTLLAGRSVQPPLRALSLWTQFQNISVARERLQQIFDMDPEAEADAAPAGEIRGAIELRNLTFGYPGAPPLFRDVNLSIGAGEVIGVSGDTGSGKSTLLMLILNALKPTEGEVCFDGQDIRDLDPHSLREQVAYLPQSAVLFKGTIMDNLTSFAGPGKINQALEAARLLRLDEAINRLPAGYETKVGEGAFEALPTGLQQGIAMARALAGTPKVVLFDEANSGLDRRSDDTLKTAIASLKGAATVILVSHRPSLLALADRQFLLQDSRLKLKAEPQAPQEEASA; translated from the coding sequence GTGTCGTCGCCGACCACCCTCCTTTCCGAGCTCGCGAAGAGCGGCCGCTGGTCACCCTCGGCCAGCGAGCTCGAGAACCTGCCGCGGCCCTCGCGCGGCGTGACGGCGGCGTCGCTGACCATCAACGTGCTCTCGCTGGCCTTGCCCGCGGTCCTGCTGCAGATCTACGACCGCATCATTCCGAACACCGCGACCGACACCCTGCTGATCCTGATGCTGGGCCTGGTCGCCGCCCTGGTGATCGACGGCGTGCTGCGGGTGGCGCGCGCCAACATCCTGGGCTGGCATGCCGCGCAGTTCGAGCAGATCGCCGGCTGCCGCGCGGTCGACCGCCTGGTGTCCTGCGACATCGGCAGCTTCGAGCGCGAGGCGCCCGGCGTCCACCTGGACCGTCTGAACGCCGTCGACACCCTGCGGGACTTTCTTTCCGGACAGGCCAAGATCCTGGTCGTCGACCTGCCCTTCGTCCTGCTCTTCCTCGGTCTGGTCGCCTTCATCGGCGGCTTTCTGGTCCTGGTGCCAATGCTGGCGCTGGTCCTGCTGGCCGGGGCCGCCCTGCTGGTCGGGCGGCAGCTGAAGCTGGCCCTGGAGACCCGGGCCACGCTGGACGACCGCCGCTACAGCTTCATCATCGAGGTGCTGACCGGTATCAACACGGTCAAGGGCCTGGCGATGGAAGCGCAGATGCAGCGCCGCTACGACCGGCTTCAGGAGAGCAGCGCGGCCAGCACCTACGACACCACCTTTTTCAGCAACCTGGCGCAAGGCCTGGGTGCCGGCTTCTCCAACCTGACCATGGTCGGCGTCGGCGCCTTGGGCGCGATCCTGGTGATCGACGGCCAGCTGAGCATCGGCGGCCTGGCCGCCTGCACCCTGCTCGCCGGGCGCTCGGTCCAGCCGCCCCTGCGCGCGCTGTCGCTCTGGACCCAGTTCCAGAACATCAGCGTCGCCCGCGAGCGCCTGCAGCAGATCTTCGACATGGATCCGGAAGCCGAGGCCGACGCGGCGCCGGCCGGCGAGATCCGCGGCGCGATCGAGCTCAGGAACCTGACCTTCGGCTATCCGGGTGCGCCGCCTCTGTTCCGCGACGTCAACCTCTCGATCGGCGCCGGCGAGGTGATCGGCGTCAGCGGCGACACCGGAAGCGGCAAGTCGACCCTGCTGATGCTGATCCTCAACGCCCTGAAGCCGACCGAGGGGGAGGTCTGCTTCGACGGCCAGGACATCCGCGATCTGGACCCGCATTCGCTGCGCGAGCAGGTCGCCTACCTGCCGCAGAGCGCGGTCCTGTTCAAGGGCACGATCATGGACAACCTGACGTCCTTCGCCGGGCCCGGGAAGATCAACCAGGCGCTGGAAGCCGCCCGCCTGCTGCGCCTCGACGAGGCGATCAACCGCCTGCCGGCCGGCTACGAGACCAAGGTCGGCGAAGGCGCCTTCGAAGCCCTGCCGACCGGCCTGCAGCAAGGCATCGCCATGGCCCGCGCCCTGGCCGGCACGCCGAAGGTGGTGCTCTTCGACGAGGCCAACTCCGGGCTCGACCGGCGCAGCGACGACACGCTCAAGACCGCGATCGCCAGCCTCAAGGGCGCGGCCACCGTCATCCTGGTGAGCCATCGTCCCTCGCTGCTCGCTCTGGCCGACCGGCAGTTCCTGCTTCAGGACAGCCGGCTCAAGCTCAAGGCCGAGCCGCAGGCGCCGCAAGAGGAGGCATCGGCCTGA
- a CDS encoding ATP-binding cassette domain-containing protein, with protein MGALVPASTGGAQRQRHDRLEQILQSGELGEFRAISDIAACLMPLLSALGWHGNPRQLAEAMPHFADSLDIVDLLNVLANLNYVTRPAELSLDHLDPRLLPCLFVPDDGAAKVLLEEADGGFRAFDAATAETGFQAALPMAGTAYFVSARDSDGEAERRPQDDWFRSVAQRFRGLVLQMLGITFLNSVLALAVPLFIMTVYDRVIPSRSLSTLGFLFLGVLLALAIDAALRFLRARVLAYVGARIDVILGAAALQQILHLPIVMTERATIGAQVSRLRQFESVREFFTGPLAGVFLELPFLVIFVAVIGLIAGPLAWIPIILTAVFLCAALAILPSMRGAVAESGEARARRQSFAIEMISNMRAIKQCALERTWSGRYREIGAKAALANFRTSRISVFVQTLSQTLMFAAGIATATLGTLQVLDGAMTVGALIATMALVWRVLSPLQVGFLSLTRLEQVKLGLKQMNQLMRLKLEREPGRIGSGLRSFKGEVAFRRASLRYTADSEPALFGINFTVKPGEMVAVAGANGVGKSSVLKLIAGLYQPQAGAVMIDGIDLRQLDVGELRTSIGYVPQTCHLFHGTIAQNLRLANPTASDAELAQAALDAGLLEDILSLPEGFETRLTDRLQRQLPRGLKQKIILARAYVTQASIYLLDEPAYHLDAAGDTALMRKLQQLRGRATVFIVTQRPSHMRLADRLIVLDSGMVALAGHPEAVLAKMQEAAAA; from the coding sequence ATGGGCGCCCTGGTCCCAGCCAGCACCGGGGGCGCCCAGAGGCAGCGCCACGATCGCCTGGAGCAGATCCTGCAGAGCGGCGAGCTGGGGGAGTTCCGGGCGATCTCGGACATCGCCGCCTGCCTCATGCCGCTGCTCTCGGCCCTGGGCTGGCACGGCAACCCGCGGCAGCTCGCGGAGGCCATGCCGCACTTCGCCGACAGCCTCGACATCGTCGACCTGCTCAACGTCCTGGCCAACCTGAACTACGTCACCCGGCCGGCCGAGCTCAGCCTCGACCACCTGGATCCTCGGCTGCTGCCCTGCCTCTTCGTGCCGGATGACGGCGCGGCCAAGGTGCTGCTCGAAGAAGCCGACGGCGGCTTCCGGGCCTTCGACGCCGCGACCGCCGAGACCGGCTTCCAGGCCGCCCTGCCGATGGCGGGCACCGCCTACTTCGTCTCGGCACGGGACTCCGACGGCGAGGCCGAGCGCCGGCCGCAGGACGACTGGTTTCGGTCGGTCGCGCAGCGCTTCCGCGGCCTGGTCCTGCAGATGCTGGGGATCACCTTCCTCAACAGCGTCCTGGCCCTCGCCGTGCCGCTGTTCATCATGACGGTCTATGACCGGGTCATCCCGAGCCGGTCGCTCTCGACCCTTGGCTTCCTGTTCTTAGGGGTCCTTCTGGCCCTGGCCATAGACGCCGCCCTGCGGTTCCTCCGGGCCCGCGTCTTGGCCTACGTCGGAGCGCGCATCGACGTGATCCTCGGCGCCGCGGCGCTGCAACAGATCCTGCACCTGCCCATCGTCATGACCGAGCGTGCCACGATCGGCGCCCAGGTCTCGCGCCTCAGGCAGTTCGAATCCGTGCGCGAGTTCTTCACCGGACCCCTGGCCGGGGTCTTCCTGGAGCTGCCCTTCCTGGTGATCTTCGTCGCCGTGATCGGCCTCATCGCCGGTCCCCTGGCCTGGATCCCGATCATCCTGACCGCGGTCTTCCTCTGCGCCGCGCTCGCCATCCTGCCCAGCATGCGCGGCGCCGTGGCGGAGTCCGGCGAGGCCCGGGCCCGGCGCCAGTCCTTCGCCATCGAGATGATCTCGAACATGCGGGCGATCAAGCAGTGCGCCCTGGAGCGGACCTGGAGCGGCCGCTACCGGGAGATCGGCGCCAAGGCCGCGCTCGCCAACTTCCGGACCAGCCGGATCTCGGTCTTCGTGCAGACCCTGTCCCAGACCCTGATGTTCGCAGCCGGCATCGCCACCGCGACCCTCGGAACCTTGCAGGTGCTGGACGGGGCGATGACCGTCGGTGCCCTGATCGCCACCATGGCCCTGGTCTGGCGGGTGCTGTCGCCGCTGCAGGTCGGCTTTCTCAGCCTGACCCGGCTGGAGCAGGTCAAGCTCGGCCTGAAGCAGATGAACCAGCTGATGCGCCTCAAGCTCGAGCGGGAGCCGGGCCGGATCGGCTCGGGCCTGCGCAGCTTCAAGGGCGAGGTCGCCTTCCGCCGGGCCAGCCTGCGCTACACCGCCGATTCCGAGCCGGCCCTCTTCGGCATCAACTTCACGGTCAAGCCCGGCGAGATGGTCGCCGTGGCTGGCGCCAACGGCGTCGGCAAGTCCTCGGTCCTCAAGCTGATCGCCGGCCTCTACCAGCCCCAGGCCGGCGCGGTGATGATCGACGGCATCGACCTGCGGCAGCTCGACGTCGGCGAGCTGCGCACCTCGATCGGCTACGTCCCGCAGACCTGCCACCTCTTCCACGGCACGATCGCCCAGAACCTGCGCCTGGCCAATCCGACCGCCAGCGACGCCGAACTGGCCCAGGCCGCCCTCGATGCCGGCCTGCTGGAGGACATCCTCTCGCTGCCCGAGGGCTTCGAGACCCGCCTGACCGACCGCCTGCAGCGCCAGCTGCCGCGCGGCCTGAAGCAGAAGATCATCCTGGCCCGGGCCTACGTCACCCAGGCCTCGATCTACCTCCTCGACGAGCCCGCCTATCACCTCGACGCCGCCGGCGACACCGCGCTGATGCGCAAGCTGCAGCAGCTGCGCGGCCGGGCGACCGTCTTCATCGTCACCCAGCGCCCCAGTCACATGCGCCTGGCCGACCGCTTGATCGTGCTCGATTCCGGCATGGTCGCCCTGGCCGGGCATCCCGAGGCTGTGCTTGCAAAGATGCAGGAGGCTGCCGCGGCATGA
- a CDS encoding DUF1289 domain-containing protein, which produces MTAIEDARSERRRRRRARRAQPDTSVPSPCIAVCQLDDANDLCIGCFRHVDEIRDWPILSAAEKQAVLTRCAARRSGSDA; this is translated from the coding sequence ATGACCGCGATAGAGGACGCGCGCAGCGAAAGGCGGCGCCGGCGCAGGGCGCGCCGGGCGCAGCCGGACACCTCGGTCCCCTCGCCCTGCATTGCGGTCTGCCAGCTGGACGACGCCAACGACCTTTGCATCGGCTGCTTCCGCCACGTCGACGAGATCCGTGACTGGCCGATCCTCTCCGCGGCCGAGAAGCAGGCGGTCCTGACCCGCTGCGCCGCGCGCCGGTCTGGATCGGATGCCTGA
- a CDS encoding HlyD family type I secretion periplasmic adaptor subunit → MNAPLMLPKKDDDAKSRGRQRTVRFLSQPLLLEEAGPPRLLRQLLITLSVLVGGFLVLAGVTEVQETAVGDGQVMPAGSVHVVQHLEGGIVSDLRVSEGQLVEADEVLVLLERAAAEGELEQLRARQAALAVRAERLRAFVLDSAPDFTSGETFPALIRDQEAILEMQRRTRDSQREVLLSRIDQRQAEIDALGEQRASLEAQVEIVEEEVGMRDQLLKKGLVSRVVYLETKRNLSKARGDLAAVVGEQARAREAKAEARSSLAELEARLRNEALDEMGTVSAELAQVTELLAKLEDRVVRLDIKAPVRGRVKGLNTRTLGSVIAPGEILMEIVPIDDVMVAEVRLSPRDVGHIRVDQKAEVSISTYDTVRYGTIPGTVTQVSASTFQDENGEPYYKATISLDKNHVGNQPERNLILPGMVVDARINTGGKTLLEYLLKPVYRSLDNAFDER, encoded by the coding sequence ATGAACGCTCCCCTGATGCTTCCGAAAAAAGACGACGACGCCAAGTCGCGGGGCCGCCAGCGCACCGTGCGCTTCCTCTCCCAGCCCCTGCTGCTCGAGGAGGCCGGACCGCCGCGCCTGCTGCGGCAGCTCCTGATCACCCTCAGCGTCCTGGTCGGCGGCTTCCTGGTCCTGGCCGGCGTCACCGAGGTCCAGGAAACCGCGGTCGGCGACGGCCAGGTCATGCCGGCCGGCTCGGTCCACGTCGTGCAGCACCTGGAGGGCGGCATCGTCTCCGACCTCCGGGTCTCCGAGGGCCAGCTGGTCGAGGCCGACGAGGTGCTCGTCCTGCTCGAACGCGCCGCCGCCGAGGGCGAGCTCGAGCAGCTCAGGGCGCGCCAGGCGGCCCTCGCGGTCCGAGCCGAGCGGCTGCGCGCCTTCGTCCTCGACAGCGCGCCGGACTTTACCTCGGGCGAGACCTTCCCGGCCCTGATCCGCGACCAGGAGGCGATCCTCGAGATGCAGCGGCGGACCCGCGACAGCCAGCGCGAGGTCCTGCTGTCCCGGATCGACCAGCGCCAGGCCGAGATCGACGCCCTGGGCGAGCAACGGGCCAGCCTCGAGGCCCAGGTCGAGATCGTCGAGGAAGAGGTCGGCATGCGCGACCAGCTGCTGAAGAAGGGCCTGGTGTCGCGCGTCGTCTACCTCGAGACCAAGCGCAACCTCAGCAAGGCCCGCGGCGACCTGGCCGCAGTCGTCGGCGAGCAGGCCCGGGCCCGCGAGGCCAAGGCCGAGGCCAGGAGCAGCCTGGCCGAGCTTGAAGCGCGCCTGCGCAACGAGGCCCTCGACGAGATGGGCACGGTCAGCGCCGAGCTGGCGCAGGTGACCGAGCTGCTGGCCAAGCTGGAGGACCGGGTGGTCCGGCTCGACATCAAGGCGCCGGTGCGGGGCCGGGTCAAAGGCCTGAACACCCGCACCCTGGGCAGCGTAATCGCGCCCGGCGAGATCCTGATGGAGATCGTGCCGATCGACGACGTCATGGTCGCCGAGGTCCGGCTCTCGCCCCGCGACGTCGGACACATCCGGGTCGACCAGAAGGCCGAGGTCAGCATCAGCACCTACGACACGGTCCGCTACGGCACGATCCCGGGCACCGTGACCCAGGTCTCGGCCTCGACCTTCCAGGACGAGAACGGCGAGCCCTACTACAAGGCGACGATCTCCCTGGACAAGAACCATGTCGGCAATCAACCCGAGCGCAACCTGATCCTGCCGGGCATGGTGGTCGACGCCCGGATCAACACCGGCGGCAAGACCCTGCTGGAGTACCTGCTGAAGCCGGTCTACCGCTCGCTGGACAACGCCTTCGACGAGCGCTGA
- a CDS encoding DMT family transporter, whose amino-acid sequence MPDAQPGEAPAGPGAAKPGPGDLPPAGFLLLAALTLFWGSNWPAMKIVLGELSPWGFRLLCLLPAGCALLAIARLSGLGLRVPRRERGPLLLCAVFAITGWHMLTAYGVGLIPAGRAVIIAFTMPLWASLIAVPLLGEALTRRKVLGLGLGLAGLASLIGPEIAALGTAPLGSLLVLCAAFSWALGSLLFKRFAWTAPTIVLTGWQLLAGGLPVALGALLLDGVPDPGLLSPGAQAALVYTIAFPMIFCHWAWFKLIGLFPAAIAAIGTLAIPVVGVFASALLLGEAVGPAEILALVLVCLGLAVVLALPLGTGNDKNKSL is encoded by the coding sequence ATGCCTGACGCGCAGCCGGGCGAGGCGCCGGCAGGCCCGGGGGCGGCGAAGCCCGGCCCGGGCGACCTGCCCCCGGCCGGCTTCCTGCTGCTGGCCGCCCTGACCCTGTTCTGGGGCAGCAACTGGCCGGCCATGAAGATCGTCCTGGGCGAGCTCTCGCCCTGGGGCTTCCGCCTGCTCTGCTTGCTGCCCGCCGGCTGCGCCCTGCTGGCGATCGCGCGACTCTCCGGCCTCGGCCTCCGGGTGCCCCGGCGCGAGCGCGGGCCGCTGCTGCTCTGCGCGGTCTTCGCGATCACCGGCTGGCACATGCTGACCGCCTACGGCGTCGGCCTGATTCCGGCCGGCCGGGCGGTGATCATCGCCTTCACCATGCCGCTTTGGGCCTCCCTGATCGCCGTTCCCCTGCTCGGCGAGGCCCTGACCCGGCGCAAGGTCCTGGGCCTCGGCCTCGGGCTCGCCGGCCTGGCCAGCCTGATCGGGCCGGAGATCGCGGCCCTGGGGACCGCCCCGCTGGGATCGCTGCTGGTGCTCTGCGCCGCCTTCTCCTGGGCGCTGGGCAGCCTGCTGTTCAAGCGCTTCGCCTGGACCGCCCCGACCATCGTCCTGACCGGCTGGCAGCTGCTTGCCGGCGGCCTGCCGGTGGCCCTGGGCGCGCTCCTGCTCGACGGTGTCCCCGACCCGGGACTCCTGAGCCCCGGAGCCCAGGCCGCCCTGGTCTACACCATCGCCTTCCCGATGATCTTCTGCCACTGGGCCTGGTTCAAGCTGATCGGGTTGTTCCCGGCCGCCATCGCCGCGATCGGGACCCTGGCGATCCCGGTGGTCGGCGTCTTCGCCAGCGCGCTGCTGCTGGGCGAGGCGGTCGGGCCGGCCGAGATCCTGGCCCTGGTCCTGGTCTGCCTGGGCCTGGCCGTGGTGCTGGCGCTGCCCCTCGGCACTGGCAATGACAAGAATAAATCTCTGTAA
- a CDS encoding Flp family type IVb pilin, with protein sequence MSHLKNFVRDESGATSMEYAFIAALIGLAIVGGLTTLGTSVDSAFQGFATHLSTNTP encoded by the coding sequence ATGTCGCACCTCAAGAATTTCGTCAGGGACGAATCCGGCGCGACCTCCATGGAATACGCCTTTATTGCTGCCCTGATCGGTCTCGCCATCGTCGGTGGACTGACGACGCTCGGCACCTCGGTCGACAGCGCTTTCCAGGGCTTCGCCACGCACCTCAGCACAAACACCCCCTGA
- a CDS encoding TIGR02281 family clan AA aspartic protease — protein MLWWSIRTVFLVGFVVFGASFLAKQDWSGPAADRAPQTAAVARSEAPMQYSGNEMSIPVSRDGHYYLDVMIDGAEVPFLVDTGASGIFLNHEAADAIGINFDELNYTIRTKTANGYGRAAPVRLRDLRIEEIYLEDVDAIVNDAPMSISLLGMSFLSRLESYEVRNGYLILRW, from the coding sequence ATGCTCTGGTGGTCCATCAGGACGGTGTTCCTGGTCGGTTTCGTGGTCTTCGGGGCCAGTTTCCTCGCGAAGCAGGACTGGAGCGGACCGGCGGCCGACAGGGCGCCGCAGACCGCGGCCGTGGCCCGCAGCGAAGCGCCCATGCAATACAGCGGCAACGAGATGAGCATCCCGGTGTCCCGGGACGGCCATTACTACCTTGACGTGATGATCGACGGCGCCGAGGTGCCCTTCCTGGTCGACACCGGTGCCAGCGGCATCTTCCTCAACCACGAGGCCGCCGACGCGATCGGCATCAACTTCGACGAACTGAACTACACGATCCGCACCAAGACCGCCAACGGCTACGGCCGGGCCGCGCCGGTCCGGCTCCGCGACCTGCGGATCGAGGAGATCTACCTGGAGGACGTCGATGCCATCGTCAACGATGCGCCGATGTCGATCTCGCTCCTGGGCATGAGCTTCCTGTCCCGCCTGGAGAGCTACGAAGTCCGCAACGGCTACCTGATCCTTCGCTGGTAG
- a CDS encoding ATP-binding protein, translated as MSTGLVAVLSVLLAVVLLERLAARRKAAERTTQLPRLALEDAAVAVLWIDPAGRLLYANRRACESLGYDRDELLSKTIHDLDPTLGAERWQARWQSLTDQGSLRFEANHRRRDGTILPVEIGANLVDPGGQRYACAFLRDLTALKSAQAALRRAKDIAASARSANDAKSMFLANVSHELRTPLTSIIGFSEVLLQERYGALGSREYRQFAESIRESGGDLLGLINDILDISKIEAGRMELCEEDAELAHVVQACLRLIGQRAQDAGLTVVDEVPSDLPRVCVDVRLLKQILLNLLSNAIKFTPEGGSVTLAAGREADGGLWLSVQDSGIGIARQHHELVFEPFEQVDNVRSRRYPGTGLGLPIAKKIVELHGGRVALESELAEGTKITLRLPAARVLGPRAPAQTEAANIRRLS; from the coding sequence ATGTCTACGGGCCTCGTCGCCGTCCTGTCGGTCTTGCTGGCAGTCGTGTTGCTGGAGCGCCTGGCGGCCCGGCGGAAGGCGGCGGAACGGACGACTCAGCTGCCCCGGCTCGCCCTGGAGGACGCCGCGGTCGCGGTTCTGTGGATCGATCCCGCCGGCCGGCTGCTCTACGCCAATCGCCGTGCCTGCGAAAGCCTGGGCTACGATCGCGACGAACTGCTCTCGAAGACCATTCACGACCTCGATCCGACGCTGGGCGCCGAACGCTGGCAGGCGCGCTGGCAAAGCCTGACCGACCAAGGCTCGCTGCGCTTCGAGGCCAACCACAGGCGTCGCGACGGCACGATCCTGCCCGTCGAAATCGGCGCGAACCTGGTCGACCCCGGCGGCCAGCGCTACGCCTGCGCCTTTCTGCGCGACCTCACCGCCCTGAAGTCGGCCCAGGCGGCGCTGCGCCGGGCCAAGGACATCGCGGCCTCGGCCAGGTCCGCGAACGACGCGAAGTCCATGTTCCTGGCCAACGTGAGCCACGAGCTGCGGACCCCGCTGACCTCGATCATCGGCTTCTCGGAGGTCCTGCTGCAGGAGCGCTACGGCGCGCTCGGCAGCCGCGAGTACCGGCAGTTCGCCGAAAGCATCCGCGAGAGCGGCGGCGATCTGCTGGGCCTGATCAACGACATCCTCGACATCTCCAAGATCGAGGCGGGACGCATGGAGCTCTGCGAGGAGGACGCGGAGCTCGCCCACGTCGTCCAGGCCTGCCTGAGGCTGATCGGACAGCGCGCCCAGGATGCCGGGCTGACGGTCGTCGATGAGGTGCCGTCGGATCTGCCGCGGGTCTGCGTCGACGTCCGGCTGCTGAAGCAGATCCTGCTCAACCTCCTGTCCAATGCCATCAAGTTCACCCCGGAGGGTGGCAGCGTGACCCTGGCCGCAGGTCGCGAAGCCGACGGCGGCCTCTGGCTCTCGGTCCAGGACAGCGGCATCGGCATCGCCCGCCAGCACCACGAGCTGGTCTTCGAGCCCTTCGAGCAGGTCGACAACGTCAGATCGCGGCGCTACCCCGGGACCGGCCTGGGCCTGCCCATCGCAAAAAAGATCGTCGAGCTGCACGGCGGCAGGGTCGCGCTGGAGAGCGAACTCGCGGAGGGGACCAAGATCACCCTGCGCCTGCCTGCCGCGCGTGTCCTCGGCCCGAGAGCGCCGGCCCAGACCGAAGCCGCCAATATTCGCCGCCTGTCGTGA